The following DNA comes from Phytohabitans rumicis.
CGAGTTCCGCGATGGCCGCCTCGTCACCGGAGACCACTGTGGACATCGGGCTGGCCTCGATGGCCGCGACCGCGTCGGTGCGGCCGGCCAACCGCTGCGAGCATTCCGCGAAGGGCTCGTCGATGAGCACCATCGCGCCGCGGTTCTCCAGCCGGCGCAGGGCCAGCGCGCGGCGGCAAGCGAACCGGGCCGCCTCGACCACGTCCAGGCAGCCGGCGGCGACCGCCGCGGCGATCTCCCCTACCGAATGCCCGATCACCGCCGCCGGCCGTACGCCGTGCCGCCGCCACACCGCGGACAACCCGACCTGCACCGCGAACGTCAGCGCCTGCACCTCGACGGCGGTCCACGGCCCGCCCTCGGTCAGCGCGTCCCGCGGCGTCCACCCCAGTTCCTCGGCGAATACGTCCGCCAGCCCGTCCAGGGCCTCGGCGAACGCCGGCTCCTCGCGCAGCAACTGCCTGCCCATGCCGGACCACTGGGCGCCGTGCCCGGAGAACACCCAAACGGGCCCGGTCGCGGACCCGGACGCGGCCCGGTCCCGGATCACGGTCGGGGCCGGCTCCCCCGCCGCCAGCGCGGACAGCCCGGCGACCAGCTCGTCGACCGACCCGGCCACCACCGCCGCCCGCTGGGGGAGGTGCGACCGCCGCCGGGCCAGCGTATGCCCGACCGCGCTCAGCTCGGCGTCGGGCCGCGCGGCCAGCCACTCGGCGGTGTCGCCGGCCAGCGCCCGCAGTCCGGCCTCGGACATCGCCGACAGCGGGACCACGGCCTGCGCCTGGCCCGCCGCCTGCGCAACGGCGGGCGCCTCGACGGGAGACGCCGGTGCCTCCTCGAGCACGAGGTGGGCGATCGTCCCGCCCACGCCATAGCTGGACACTCCCGCCCGGCGCGGCCGCTCCCCGCCGGCCAGGCGGTGCGTTCGCCGACCAACCGCAGCCCATTGGCCCGCCAGTCGATGTCCGGGTGCGGCTCGGTGTGCAGGCTGGGCGGGATCTCCTTGTGCCGCAGGGCGAGCACGGTCTTGATGAGGCCGGCGATGCCGGAGGCGCCCTCGACGTGACCGATGTTCGGCTTCACGGAGCCGATCAGGCACGGCTGGTTCGGCGGGCGCCGGGCCCCGAACACGTCGGCCAACGCCCGAGCCTCCTCGCGGTCGCCCGCCGGGGTCCCGGTGCCGTGTGCCTCGACGTAGTCGATTGTGCCGGGGTCGACGCCCAACCGGTCGTACACCTGACGCAGCATGTGCTCCTGCGCGGCGCTGTTCGGCGCCATCATGCCGTCGGACCGTCCATCTTGGAATACGCCACTGCCGAGGATGACGGCCAGCACGGGATCCCCGTCGCGGCGCGCGTCGCAGAGCCGCTTGAGGACCACCACACCGGCACCCTCGCCACGGCCGTAGCCGTCCGCGTCACGGTCGAATGCCTTGCTGCGGCCGTCCGGTGCGGTGGCGCCGGCGGCGTCCAGCGCGACGAACAGGGCCGGCGTGGCCATGATGTTGACGCCGCCGACGATGGCCACCGGCGTCTCGCCGGATCGCAGGCTGTGGCAGGCCATGTGCAGGGCGGTGAGCGAGCCGGCGCAGGCGGTGTCCACCGCCACGCTCGGCCCGCGCAGGTCGAGGAAGTACGAGATCCGGTTGGCGATTCCGTAGTACGTCGTGCCGTTGACCGCGTACGCGCCGGTACGGGGAATGTCCTCCAGCAAGCGGCGGCCGTAGTCGTTGGAGTTGGCGGCGACGAACACGCCGGTCTCCGAACCGCGCAGCGCCAGCGGTGGGAGGCCGGCGTCGCCCAGCGCCTCCCAAGCCAACTCCAGCATGATTCGCTGCTGCGGATCCAGGAAGTCGGCCTCGCGCGGGGAGATGCCGAAGAAGTCCGCGTCGAAACCCTCGATGTCATCGAGGAAGGAGCCGAGTCGTGTGGTGTTCCGCATTATCGCCGTCGCCTGCGGTGAGCTTGTCGCGTACGGCTCCCAGCGCTTGTCCGGCATCTCGCTAATGGCGGTCCGGCCCGAGCGCAGGGCGGCCCACAGTTGGTCCGGTGAGCCGAGATCGGGGGCGAACCGACAGCTCATCCCGATGACTGCAACGGCCTCGGCGCGATCCCCATCCTGCGTCACGTCGGGTTCCTCTCCACAGTGGTCAGACGGAGCCGATTCGATTTCGCCACCGGAACTCGGCTCCGCACACATCGTCGCCGCGCGCCAAACGGGCGGGCATCTCGCGAAGTGCGGTCGGTCCTGGCCCGCACCGCATTTGCGGAGATGCACCACCCGCGAACGGACTGTCACGCTGGCGTGCGCCCGCCCGTACTCCGTATGGAGGTTTCGGCATGCCCCCGACATCACCCGGCTTGAGCCGGAACGGCTTCGTCCCGTGGCCGGCGGACATGGCCGCCCGGTACGTGGCGAAGGGCTACTGGACGGACCGTCCACTCGGCACCCGCCTGGCCGCCGCCGCGGATGCCACGCCGGACGCGGTGTGCCTGGCCGACGGTGATTTCCGGCTGACCTTCCGGGAGCTGATGGCGCGTGCGGACGGCACCGCCGTCCGGTTGCGCGCGCTCGGCCTGCGCCCCGACGACCGGGTGGTGATGGCTCTGCCCAACTGCTGGGAGTTCGTCGTGCTGACGGTGGCGTTCCTGCGCCTGGGTGTCATTCCGGTGATGGCGCTGCCGGCACACCGCCGCCAGGAGATCGCGGGCGTGGCCGAGCGCACCGGGGCGGTGGCCCTCGTCGTCGCAGACCGGACCAAGGACTTCGACCACCAGGCGCTTGCCCACGAGATCGCCGCGCAGTCACGGACCGTCCGGCATGTGCTCGTGGCCGGCGACGCGGTGACCGGCGACGCGATCGACGCGCGGGCCCTGTGCGAGCCGGCCGGCGACGCCGCTTCGGCCCGGGCCGAGCTGGACGCGATCGCACCCTCCGGCGCCGCCATCGCGCTGTTCCTGCTGTCCGGTGGCACGACCGGGTTGCCGAAGCTGATCGCCCGCACCCACGACGACTTCGGCTACATGGCCGGCCGGGCGGCCGAGGTGTGCGGAATCGGCCCGGACTCCGCGTATCTTGCCGTGCTCCCCCTCGGCCATGGCTTTCCGCTCGCCGGCCCGGGCGTGCTCGGCACGCTGATGGCGGGCGGCCGCGCGGTGATCGCCCGCTCGCCGGCCCCCGACCGGGCTTTCGCCGCGATCGCCCGGGAGCGGGTCACGCACACCGCCCTGGTTCCGGCGATCGTGGCGCGTTGGCTGGAGTACCGCACGGCGCGGCCGGCGGCGGATCTCAGCTCGTTGCGGCTGGTCCAGGTGGCGGCGGCGCGGCTGCCAGAGACCGCCGCGCGCGGCATCGGCACGATCCTCGGTTGCGCGCTGCAGCAGGGGTACGGCATGTCCGAGGGCCTGTTCTGCCTGACCCGACCCGGCGATCCACCCGACGTCGTGCTGCACACCCAGGGCCGGCCGATCTGCCCCGACGACGAGCTGCTGGTGCTGGGCCCGGACGGGCGACCGGTCGCGCAGGGCGAGCCGGGGGTCCTGCTCACCCGCGGGCCGTACACCACCCGTGGCTACTACCGCGCGGAGGAGCTGAACGCGCACGCGTTCGCCCCCGGCGGGTGGTACCGCACGGGTGACATCGTGCGCCTGCGGCCGGACGGCAACCTGGTCGTCGAGGGCCGGGAGAAGGACGTCATCAACCGCGGCGGGGAGAAGATCTGGGCGAAGGAGGTCGAGGCCGGGGCGCATCGGCTGCCCGGCGTACGGGCGGTCGCGGCGGTGCCCATGCCCGACCCGGAGCTGGGCGAGCGGGTGTGCCTGTACGTGGTGCCGCACGAGGGCGCGGCCGTGACGCTCGCCGAGGTGCGGACGGCGATGGGCACAGCCGGGATCGCCCCGTTCAAGCTTCCCGAGCATCTGGTCCTGGTCGACGAGTTGCCCAGTACCGCCGTGGGAAAGGTGGACAAGCGCGCCCTCAGGGCGGACCTCGACCGCCGGCTCGCCGGCCCATCGGTGGCCTCCTAGCAGGGGCCTCCCAACTAGCCTGCGGCCAGGGCCGCCAGCCGGGTCACGACCTGCCTGGGGGCCGGTTGCGCCAGGATCTCCGCCCGCAGCCGGCGGGCGGCCGCCCGCGGCCCGTCCTCGAAGAGCACCGCGGTGACCGCGGCCGTCATCTCGGCCGGTTCCGGGTCGGCGTCCAGGCAGACGCCGGCGCCGGTGGCGGCCAGCAGCCCCGCCTCCGCCCGCCCGGCAAGCACAACCTGCGGTACGCCATACGCCGCGGCGGTGAGGACGTCGCTCGCCCCGCCCCGGCTGACAACGGCCGAGCAGAACGGCAGCAGCAGGTCGAGCGGTAGTCCGGCGACCGGCACCACCTCGACGTCCAGCTCGGCCAGCCCATCGACAAGGTCTAAAGTGGACTGTCCGGTGACGCAGACTCGGGGCCGTTTTGGCGGCTCGGCCAGCCAGCCAGGCAGCTCCGCCGCCCCGTGGAACGGGATCCACCGCATCGTGACCCGATCGGCGAGGCCGGGCACCTGGAGACTGGGCGGAAACGGGTCGACCGTGAACGCCGCGCGATCGGGCGCCGCCGGCACGTCGTTCGGCCCGCACAGGTGGCGGACCATCGGCACGCCCAGCGTCCCGGCGAGCGTTGGCGCCGGGGAGAACCAGGGATCGGCGACGACCACGTCTGGGCGCCACCATTCGGCGAAGGACAGCAGGTCCCGGGCGACGGCCGCGGGACCGACCGGCACGGCGGGCAGGGCGCACCGGTCGACGGTCTCGGCGACGTGGGGTTCGGCGGCGAACCGGACCTCGTGCCCGTCCGCCCGGCAGGCCCAGGCGAGTGGCACCAGCGACCAGGCGCGCGTGGCGGACGCGGACGGCGTGAACAGTATGCGCACGGCCTGCCTTCTCTCGGGTCCCATCAGTCGATCGCGCGGCGCAGGAACCCCCTGGTGCCGATCACGGTGAATATCGCCCCGGACGCGAGCAGCGCGACGAGGCACAGCCAGCTCGCGATGTGCGGAATCTGCGGCACCACCGCCGACCGGATTCCCTCTGAGAGATAGGTCAGCGGATTGGCCGCCGTCACCACCTGGAACCAGGGCAACGTGTCCAGCGACCTCCATGGGTACTGGGTGGCGCCGGTGAACATGAGCGGAGTGAGCACCAGGGCAAAGGCGATGTTGATCCGCTCCGGTGCCATGATCGTGCCCATGGTGAGGCCGATGGCGCTGCCGACCCACCCGCCGATGATCAGGAAGAGCACGAGCAGCGGGATTCCACTGGCTCGCCACGGAGCGGAACCGAGCATCAACGTCCCGACAGGGAACGTAACGATCGCGGTACCGATGCCCTTGATCGTCCCGACCAGCATCTTCTCGACCGCCACCAGGTAGGTGGGCAGCGGCGCGAGGAGGCGGTCCTCGATCTCCTTGGTCCAGCCCAGATCGAGGGCCAGCGGAAACGCGACCGTCTGCAGGGCGGTGAGGAAGGTGGTGATCGCCACCACGCCGGGTAGGAGCAGGTCGCCGTATGCCTGTGACACGTACCCGGTCCGCTGCAGCACCTCGGCGAAGACGAACAGCATGAACAGCGGCTGGATCGCGTTCTCGGCGAAGAACAGGCCCAGTTTTCGACCCGTGACGAAGATGTCGCGCCACAGGATGGCGAGAAACGTCCGGCCCTGCGAGGACCGTGCCGCGATGT
Coding sequences within:
- a CDS encoding (2,3-dihydroxybenzoyl)adenylate synthase translates to MPPTSPGLSRNGFVPWPADMAARYVAKGYWTDRPLGTRLAAAADATPDAVCLADGDFRLTFRELMARADGTAVRLRALGLRPDDRVVMALPNCWEFVVLTVAFLRLGVIPVMALPAHRRQEIAGVAERTGAVALVVADRTKDFDHQALAHEIAAQSRTVRHVLVAGDAVTGDAIDARALCEPAGDAASARAELDAIAPSGAAIALFLLSGGTTGLPKLIARTHDDFGYMAGRAAEVCGIGPDSAYLAVLPLGHGFPLAGPGVLGTLMAGGRAVIARSPAPDRAFAAIARERVTHTALVPAIVARWLEYRTARPAADLSSLRLVQVAAARLPETAARGIGTILGCALQQGYGMSEGLFCLTRPGDPPDVVLHTQGRPICPDDELLVLGPDGRPVAQGEPGVLLTRGPYTTRGYYRAEELNAHAFAPGGWYRTGDIVRLRPDGNLVVEGREKDVINRGGEKIWAKEVEAGAHRLPGVRAVAAVPMPDPELGERVCLYVVPHEGAAVTLAEVRTAMGTAGIAPFKLPEHLVLVDELPSTAVGKVDKRALRADLDRRLAGPSVAS
- a CDS encoding nucleotide disphospho-sugar-binding domain-containing protein → MRILFTPSASATRAWSLVPLAWACRADGHEVRFAAEPHVAETVDRCALPAVPVGPAAVARDLLSFAEWWRPDVVVADPWFSPAPTLAGTLGVPMVRHLCGPNDVPAAPDRAAFTVDPFPPSLQVPGLADRVTMRWIPFHGAAELPGWLAEPPKRPRVCVTGQSTLDLVDGLAELDVEVVPVAGLPLDLLLPFCSAVVSRGGASDVLTAAAYGVPQVVLAGRAEAGLLAATGAGVCLDADPEPAEMTAAVTAVLFEDGPRAAARRLRAEILAQPAPRQVVTRLAALAAG
- a CDS encoding ABC transporter permease, which gives rise to MTTMDIAARSSQGRTFLAILWRDIFVTGRKLGLFFAENAIQPLFMLFVFAEVLQRTGYVSQAYGDLLLPGVVAITTFLTALQTVAFPLALDLGWTKEIEDRLLAPLPTYLVAVEKMLVGTIKGIGTAIVTFPVGTLMLGSAPWRASGIPLLVLFLIIGGWVGSAIGLTMGTIMAPERINIAFALVLTPLMFTGATQYPWRSLDTLPWFQVVTAANPLTYLSEGIRSAVVPQIPHIASWLCLVALLASGAIFTVIGTRGFLRRAID